The window GAGAGTTGATTCTGAAAACTACCGCTTTCACTTTATCATCCTCCTGAAGTTTTTTGATGTACTTCACATACTTCTCAGAGTGAATATCATTATAATCATCTCCATTGTTGATAGATCCTGAAGCATATAATACCGCAATCTTTTCACCGGATTTATCCTCATCAGAATAAGAATTAATATAGCTTGTCAAAGAAATTTTATTCAGCTTTTCCTTATCTTTTACATTCAGCTTTGTTTTAAGAATATTTTCATATTCTGATTTTTGAATAAGTTTATCCGCAAGCTTATATTTTAAGCTTTGCTCAGGAATCATTCCATATAAACTGTCTGTAATTGTTCTGAACTGTGCCGTATCAATTTTTCTTGAAGCAGCCATTTTATAGGATGTATTTTTCCAAAGATCATTCAGTAGAGTGCTTAGCTGTTCTTTGTTTTCCGGGGAAATATCATTTCGTAGAAAAGGTTCTACGGCAGATTTGAATTTACCATGACGGATCACTTCAATCCCGATACCATACTTATCCGCAAAATCCTTAAAGAAGGTTACTTCGGTAGAGAGACCTTTCAATTCTATCCCTCCTGCCGGATGAAGGTAATATTGATCTGCTACAGATCCTAAATAATAAGCCGATTGTGAAACCCCGTTACCGTAAGCATACACAAATTTCCCGCTTTTCTTAAAATCTTCTATTGCATTCCTGATATCATCAATCTGGGTAAGTCCTGCATAAAGATCATCCGCCTCAATACTGATCCCTTTAATATTATCATCGGTTTTAGCTTTATGAATCGCTTCCAATGCATCATATAAAAGAACACTTTTATTTTGGGCACCTATATCGAACAATCCCATCTGTTCTTCTGTAGGACTGTCAATGATATTGGTCTTTAAATTTATCGTAAGAACTGAGTTCTTTTTCACCGCTACAGACTTATCACTTCCCATAGAACTGAACACAAGCATTACAATGAAAAAGATGAAAAATAAAGCGCAAAGTATGACAATTGCTACTATATTTGCCAAAACATTTTTAAAGAAACTTCTCATAAATCAATCAATTTTCCAATATGTCGCAGCATAAGGTCGTTTTGTTACTCGGAAGTAACTTAGGAGAACAAAAAAAAAATATCGAGCTCGCTCTTGAGAAGATAAAAGAAGCCGGAAATAACATTTCACAAATCAGCGAATATTTAATGTCTGACCCCGTAGAGTTTGTCAGTTCCAATATTTTTTGTAATATTGCAGCAATAATATTCACACCTTATTCACCAATTCAACTGCTTGATTGTATTAAGAATATAGAAGTTGAAATGGGAAGAATTAATGATTCAAAAGTATCCGGCGGATATACTGACAGGATAATAGATATTGATATCATTAAATATAATGAATTAAACTTTATATCAGAAAGACTAGTAATCCCTCATAAAAAACATCTTTTTGAAAGGGGTTTTTCAAGAGTATTATTAGAAAAATTTATTTAAAACATAAAACAAATTGTATGAAATTAGGTTTATTATTATTGGCCACAACTTTGCCAATTGCTGCTTTCGCTCAGAATAACAGCACAACAGTAAACTCTTCCACAGAGTATCCTAATACATTTTCCTCAG of the Chryseobacterium aureum genome contains:
- the sppA gene encoding signal peptide peptidase SppA; this translates as MRSFFKNVLANIVAIVILCALFFIFFIVMLVFSSMGSDKSVAVKKNSVLTINLKTNIIDSPTEEQMGLFDIGAQNKSVLLYDALEAIHKAKTDDNIKGISIEADDLYAGLTQIDDIRNAIEDFKKSGKFVYAYGNGVSQSAYYLGSVADQYYLHPAGGIELKGLSTEVTFFKDFADKYGIGIEVIRHGKFKSAVEPFLRNDISPENKEQLSTLLNDLWKNTSYKMAASRKIDTAQFRTITDSLYGMIPEQSLKYKLADKLIQKSEYENILKTKLNVKDKEKLNKISLTSYINSYSDEDKSGEKIAVLYASGSINNGDDYNDIHSEKYVKYIKKLQEDDKVKAVVFRINSPGGSANASDEILFELQQLKKKKPLVVSFGDYAASGGYYVAMAADKIYSEPNTLTGSIGVFGVMPYYKDIANKNGIRADIVATNANSMYYSGLNGVTPYGVNMMTRSVEGTYKRFVHFVTQNRKKTFEQIDNVGGGRVWSGVRAKQIGLVDELGTLNDAVKFAAQKAGLKSYQVDAFPKRMTPFEQIFKDLNEEDVSARIIKNKIGKSNYEILQQITDKKLQSEVKMEMPYQIRINN
- the folK gene encoding 2-amino-4-hydroxy-6-hydroxymethyldihydropteridine diphosphokinase, coding for MSQHKVVLLLGSNLGEQKKNIELALEKIKEAGNNISQISEYLMSDPVEFVSSNIFCNIAAIIFTPYSPIQLLDCIKNIEVEMGRINDSKVSGGYTDRIIDIDIIKYNELNFISERLVIPHKKHLFERGFSRVLLEKFI